The proteins below come from a single Actinomycetota bacterium genomic window:
- a CDS encoding M20/M25/M40 family metallo-hydrolase — MSTLDTASLPEVARLFARLCEIPSPSGEEAAMAEVVITELTRMGAEISQDDAATALPEAGCNNIVARFAPTTDGVPIMFCAHLDTVPLLAPVDVVQQGEWLTNGNEAILGGDDKAAVAAMLHAVDRVVHEGIPHAGIELVFTPCEEIGLRGAAYFDTSVLRAAYGFVFDHTGEVGGIVTQAPTHKEMAVTYRGVAAHAGIQPEAGRSAIGAAARAIAGMPLGRIDDATTANIGTVDGGTATNVVAEECAITAECRSRDPEALDRQLTAMIDAFAWAGTECECDVEISVRDHFIGYRLAEDAPQVQMAAAAMGDCGIEPRYVASGGGSDVNAFLLGGFPSVNLCNAMVDVHTPDERIRIADIESMVDLTLAIVARARGPR; from the coding sequence GTGAGCACGCTGGACACCGCGTCGCTGCCCGAGGTTGCGCGCCTGTTCGCGCGGCTGTGCGAGATCCCCTCGCCGTCGGGCGAGGAGGCCGCGATGGCCGAGGTGGTCATCACCGAGCTCACCCGCATGGGGGCGGAGATCTCCCAGGATGACGCCGCCACGGCCCTGCCCGAGGCCGGGTGCAACAACATCGTGGCCCGGTTCGCCCCAACCACCGACGGCGTGCCCATCATGTTCTGCGCCCATCTCGACACCGTGCCGCTGCTGGCACCAGTTGACGTGGTGCAGCAGGGCGAGTGGCTCACCAACGGCAACGAGGCGATCCTCGGCGGCGACGACAAGGCCGCGGTGGCGGCCATGCTGCACGCGGTGGACCGCGTGGTGCATGAGGGCATCCCCCACGCGGGCATCGAGCTGGTGTTCACCCCGTGCGAGGAGATCGGCCTGCGCGGCGCGGCGTATTTCGACACCTCGGTGCTGCGCGCGGCCTATGGCTTCGTGTTTGACCACACCGGCGAGGTGGGGGGAATCGTCACGCAGGCGCCCACCCACAAGGAGATGGCCGTCACCTACCGGGGGGTGGCCGCGCACGCGGGAATCCAGCCCGAGGCCGGCCGCAGCGCCATCGGGGCCGCCGCGCGCGCCATCGCGGGCATGCCGCTGGGGCGCATCGATGATGCCACCACCGCCAACATCGGCACGGTGGACGGCGGCACGGCGACCAACGTGGTGGCCGAGGAGTGCGCCATCACGGCCGAGTGCCGGTCTCGCGACCCCGAGGCGCTCGACCGCCAGCTCACCGCGATGATCGACGCCTTCGCCTGGGCGGGCACCGAGTGCGAGTGCGACGTGGAGATCAGCGTGCGCGACCACTTCATCGGGTACCGGCTGGCCGAGGATGCCCCCCAGGTGCAGATGGCCGCCGCTGCCATGGGCGACTGCGGCATCGAGCCCCGCTATGTGGCGTCGGGCGGGGGCTCCGACGTGAACGCCTTCCTGCTGGGCGGCTTCCCGAGCGTCAACCTGTGCAACGCCATGGTGGACGTCCACACGCCGGATGAGCGCATCCGCATCGCGGACATCGAGTCGATGGTCGACCTCACCCTGGCCATCGTGGCTCGTGCCCGCGGCCCTCGGTGA
- a CDS encoding TlyA family RNA methyltransferase: MGGASLPAVPRQRLDAALVDRGLFPSRARAQAAVMAGRVRVDGRADVKPGQQVGPDAAIEVDEGPEFASRGGLKLDHAIERLGVEVAGAHAIDVGASTGGFTDVLLRRGAESVIAVDVGYGQLAWALREDPRVIVLDRTNARALEAAMLPVVPDLAVMDVSFISSALVWPSVARCLSPAYRALVMVKPQFEAGRRNVGSGGVVRDPALRHGAVLRVAEAIAQSGGRVAGAADSGTPGPKGNREVFLLAVGPDSPVPGADVQAVVATAVAEGS; encoded by the coding sequence ATGGGTGGCGCTAGCCTTCCCGCCGTGCCCCGGCAGCGACTCGACGCGGCGCTCGTGGATCGCGGGCTCTTCCCGTCGCGCGCCCGCGCCCAGGCGGCCGTGATGGCCGGGCGCGTGCGGGTGGACGGCCGGGCCGACGTCAAGCCCGGGCAGCAGGTGGGGCCCGACGCGGCGATCGAGGTGGATGAGGGGCCGGAGTTCGCATCGCGTGGTGGCCTCAAGCTCGATCACGCCATCGAGCGCCTCGGCGTCGAGGTCGCGGGCGCCCATGCGATCGACGTGGGGGCGTCGACGGGGGGGTTTACCGACGTGCTGCTGCGGCGGGGCGCCGAGAGCGTGATCGCGGTGGACGTGGGCTACGGCCAGTTGGCATGGGCACTGCGCGAGGACCCCCGCGTGATCGTGCTCGATCGCACCAACGCACGAGCGCTGGAGGCCGCGATGCTGCCCGTCGTGCCCGACCTGGCCGTGATGGACGTGTCGTTCATCTCATCGGCCCTCGTGTGGCCGTCGGTGGCGCGATGCCTCTCTCCGGCGTACCGTGCCCTCGTGATGGTCAAGCCGCAGTTCGAGGCGGGACGCCGGAACGTGGGATCCGGCGGGGTGGTTCGCGACCCCGCGCTGCGCCACGGCGCGGTGTTGCGCGTGGCCGAGGCCATCGCGCAGTCGGGCGGCCGTGTGGCCGGCGCCGCCGACAGCGGCACCCCGGGACCCAAGGGCAACCGCGAGGTGTTCCTGCTGGCCGTGGGCCCCGACTCCCCGGTGCCGGGCGCGGACGTGCAGGCGGTGGTGGCAACGGCCGTGGCCGAGGGGTCCTGA
- a CDS encoding O-methyltransferase, translating into MSVERTTITPDLAAWLDAMAAIPEPVRRLSSEMVGHPLENMMTHPELGALLAVLVRATGGHRVLEIGTFVGTSALWMAPELAPDGHIDCLDVSQEHADRAADVLREAGYHDEVTIHVAPALDTLPSLGPGYDLAYIDADKPAYPAYLRECARLVRPGGIIVADNVFGGQGDAAQVAALRDFAEGAMADSGLATVVLPIGDGITLSVVR; encoded by the coding sequence ATGAGCGTCGAGCGCACGACCATCACCCCCGACCTCGCCGCGTGGCTGGATGCCATGGCCGCCATCCCTGAGCCGGTGCGGCGCCTCTCGAGCGAGATGGTGGGCCACCCGCTAGAGAACATGATGACCCACCCCGAGCTGGGTGCCCTGCTCGCGGTGCTGGTGCGCGCCACCGGCGGCCACAGGGTGCTCGAGATCGGGACGTTCGTGGGCACCTCGGCGCTGTGGATGGCCCCCGAGCTGGCGCCCGACGGCCACATCGACTGCCTCGACGTGAGCCAGGAGCACGCCGACCGCGCCGCCGACGTGCTGCGCGAGGCCGGCTACCACGACGAGGTGACGATCCACGTGGCCCCTGCACTCGACACCCTGCCGTCGCTCGGCCCGGGGTATGACCTGGCCTACATCGACGCCGACAAGCCGGCGTACCCGGCCTACCTGCGCGAGTGCGCGCGCCTGGTGCGCCCCGGCGGCATCATCGTGGCCGACAACGTGTTCGGCGGACAGGGCGACGCCGCCCAAGTGGCGGCGCTGCGCGACTTCGCCGAGGGCGCGATGGCCGATTCCGGCCTCGCCACCGTGGTGCTGCCGATCGGCGACGGCATCACGCTCAGCGTCGTGCGCTGA
- a CDS encoding CTP synthase, whose translation MSDLGERFVFVTGGVVSGLGKGITAASLGTLLKARGYKVSLQKCDPYLNVDPGTMSPFQHGEVFVTEDGAETDLDLGHYERFTDEALTRTSNITTGSVYDAVIRRERRGDFLGATVQVIPHITNEIKERIRQAATSSNADVVIVEIGGTVGDIESLPFLEAIRQMRNEVGRDKVAFVHVTLVPFLEVAGELKTKTTQHSVNELRRIGIEPDVLVLRSDRPLDSGVRDKIALFGGIPSEAVISAEDSDDIYKVPIAMEHEGLDRVVCQRLGLPLHEIDLTDWREVVQHLGTATGTARIALVGKYVQLHDAYLSVAEALKHAGLAHGVDVDIDWVDADAADLADHVRAADGVLVPGGFGGRGVEGKIEAARIAREEGIPYLGICLGMQIAVIEYARNVCGMDGANSTEFDMETPFPVIDLLPEQRQIEERGGTMRLGADPVSLVPGTIVRALYGDVDSIQERHRHRYEVNPALRPQMEEQGLITCGRSPDGRLVECIELADHPFFVASQYHPEFKSRPTRPQPLFRAFVGAAAARAGVGGGDVPAATHAA comes from the coding sequence GTGAGTGATCTTGGTGAGCGCTTCGTGTTCGTCACGGGGGGCGTGGTGTCCGGCCTTGGCAAGGGCATCACGGCCGCATCGCTCGGCACGCTGCTGAAGGCCCGCGGGTACAAGGTGTCGCTGCAGAAATGCGACCCATACCTCAACGTCGACCCCGGCACGATGAGCCCTTTCCAGCACGGGGAGGTGTTCGTCACCGAGGACGGCGCCGAGACCGACCTCGACCTGGGCCACTACGAGCGCTTCACCGACGAGGCCCTCACGCGCACCTCGAACATCACTACCGGCTCGGTATACGACGCCGTCATCCGGCGCGAGCGCCGCGGCGATTTCCTCGGCGCCACGGTGCAGGTGATCCCGCACATCACCAACGAGATCAAGGAGCGAATCCGCCAGGCGGCCACGTCGTCCAATGCCGACGTGGTGATCGTGGAGATCGGCGGCACGGTGGGTGACATCGAGTCGCTGCCCTTCCTCGAGGCCATTCGCCAGATGCGCAACGAGGTCGGCCGCGACAAGGTGGCCTTCGTGCACGTCACGCTGGTGCCGTTCCTCGAGGTGGCCGGCGAGCTCAAGACCAAGACCACCCAGCACTCGGTCAACGAGCTCAGGCGCATCGGTATCGAGCCCGACGTGCTGGTGCTGCGGTCCGACCGCCCGCTCGACTCCGGCGTGCGCGACAAGATCGCCCTGTTCGGCGGCATTCCCTCCGAGGCCGTCATCTCGGCCGAGGACAGCGACGACATCTACAAGGTGCCGATCGCCATGGAGCACGAGGGCCTCGACCGCGTGGTGTGCCAGCGCCTCGGCCTGCCCCTGCACGAGATCGACCTCACCGATTGGCGCGAGGTGGTGCAGCACCTGGGCACGGCCACCGGCACGGCTCGCATCGCCTTGGTGGGAAAGTACGTGCAGCTGCACGACGCCTACCTGTCGGTGGCTGAGGCGCTCAAGCACGCGGGCCTTGCCCACGGCGTCGATGTGGACATCGACTGGGTGGATGCCGACGCCGCGGACCTCGCCGACCATGTGCGGGCCGCCGACGGCGTGCTGGTGCCCGGCGGGTTCGGCGGGCGCGGGGTGGAGGGCAAGATCGAGGCCGCCCGCATCGCGCGCGAGGAGGGCATCCCGTATCTCGGCATCTGCCTGGGCATGCAGATCGCCGTCATCGAGTACGCGCGCAACGTGTGCGGCATGGACGGCGCCAACTCCACCGAGTTCGACATGGAGACCCCCTTCCCGGTCATCGATCTCCTCCCTGAGCAGCGGCAGATCGAGGAGCGCGGCGGCACCATGCGCTTGGGCGCCGACCCGGTGTCGCTGGTGCCCGGCACCATCGTGCGGGCCCTCTACGGCGACGTCGACTCCATCCAGGAGCGCCACCGCCACCGCTACGAGGTGAACCCGGCGCTGCGCCCGCAGATGGAAGAGCAGGGCCTCATCACCTGCGGCCGGTCGCCCGACGGCCGCCTGGTGGAGTGCATCGAGCTTGCCGACCACCCGTTCTTCGTGGCGAGCCAGTACCACCCGGAGTTCAAGAGCAGGCCCACCCGGCCGCAGCCGCTGTTCCGCGCCTTCGTGGGTGCCGCGGCCGCACGCGCGGGCGTGGGAGGCGGCGACGTCCCCGCCGCCACCCACGCGGCGTGA
- a CDS encoding ATP-binding cassette domain-containing protein, which translates to MSAPAVETRDLVREFKGGIRAVDGVSLVVESGGIFGFLGPNGAGKSTTVRMLTTLLRPTGGTAMVAGYDVMADPDAVRRRIGVALQDAAIDPYMTGRELLRLQGVLHGLPRAACRARADDLLARVGLEDAADRRVGTYSGGMRRRLDLALSLVHEPVVLFLDEPTTGLDPTSRVTLWEEVRRLNAEHGTTIFLTTQYLEEADQLADRVAIIDGGRIVADGAPAALKAEIGEPLLTVTAGEGCSADDIAAVLSRFGPIVPGSVDHGAGVRLPGGSSAMADAVRALDDAGVRFQSIDLAEPTLDDVFLKCTGRHLEGAGDEVPAA; encoded by the coding sequence GTGAGTGCACCGGCAGTGGAGACCCGCGACCTCGTGCGCGAGTTCAAGGGCGGGATCCGCGCCGTGGACGGCGTGAGCCTGGTCGTGGAGTCGGGCGGCATCTTCGGATTCCTCGGGCCGAATGGCGCCGGCAAGAGCACCACGGTGCGCATGCTCACCACGCTTCTGCGGCCCACCGGCGGAACCGCGATGGTAGCCGGCTACGACGTGATGGCTGACCCCGATGCGGTGCGCCGGCGCATCGGGGTGGCGCTGCAGGATGCCGCGATCGACCCCTACATGACGGGCCGCGAGCTCCTTCGCCTGCAGGGCGTGCTGCACGGCCTGCCGCGCGCCGCTTGCCGCGCGCGCGCCGACGATCTTCTGGCCCGCGTGGGGCTGGAGGACGCCGCCGACCGCCGCGTGGGCACCTACTCGGGCGGCATGCGGCGTCGGCTCGACCTGGCGCTGTCGCTGGTGCATGAGCCCGTGGTGCTGTTCCTCGACGAGCCCACCACGGGGCTCGATCCGACCTCGCGGGTCACCCTCTGGGAGGAGGTGCGCCGCCTCAACGCCGAGCACGGCACCACGATCTTCCTCACCACGCAGTACCTCGAGGAGGCCGACCAGCTCGCCGACCGCGTGGCGATCATCGACGGCGGGCGCATCGTGGCCGATGGCGCGCCGGCGGCGCTGAAGGCCGAGATCGGCGAGCCGCTGCTCACCGTGACCGCCGGCGAGGGCTGCTCGGCGGATGACATCGCCGCCGTGCTGTCCCGGTTCGGTCCCATCGTGCCCGGCTCGGTGGACCACGGCGCGGGCGTGCGCCTTCCCGGCGGATCGTCGGCGATGGCCGACGCCGTGCGCGCGCTGGACGACGCCGGGGTGCGCTTCCAGTCGATCGACCTCGCCGAGCCCACGCTCGACGACGTGTTCCTCAAGTGCACGGGCCGGCACCTGGAGGGCGCCGGCGACGAGGTGCCCGCCGCGTGA
- the recN gene encoding DNA repair protein RecN → MRRCTWRSSPSPPSSVATARSSAGREARVPAGVIREIEIRDLVVIERAHIEPGAGLTAITGETGAGKTVVAQALGLLAGGQADSRAVRPGAKHALVQATVAVPDGFWESLDPDDPAQQVRELADDDGEVVVARRVPAEGRARALVDGQVASREGVAAFVGALMRFSGQHEQRRLVGPGAQMAILDAFAGAEAVALEARLRGMRRDLARLDRQVDEARERRERAEREREALEALVADVDEVAPDVAEEESLLSERSRLAHAERLASAAATAIALLDGDGEGGALTAAGQAMRSIEQATELDPTLRDVLNDLSAGEAALQEALIGVRRYADDLGAEPGRLDWVEDRLARYEDLSRRYGPGTDAVLARAGDARGALDALATGEAGDDAIAAQRDALLGQAIAAAGELRAVREDAAPRLAEAVEAALQDLAMAGATLRVEVVTDDDEVPRDRVSLVMRANPGLPEAPLADAASGGELSRVLLALHAVAAAADPGVAWVFDEVDAGIGGVTAAVVGERLAEMAMGRQVLVITHLPQVAAAADRHYRLVKGASDDGRAITTIESVEGDDLVDEICRMLGSAADDAAARGHARELLARRG, encoded by the coding sequence GTGAGGAGGTGCACCTGGCGATCTTCCCCGAGTCCTCCTTCTTCCGTCGCTACCGCGAGAAGTTCGGCCGGTCGTGAGGCGAGGGTGCCTGCCGGCGTGATCCGCGAGATCGAGATCCGCGACCTCGTTGTGATCGAGCGGGCCCACATCGAGCCCGGCGCGGGCCTCACGGCCATCACGGGCGAGACCGGGGCGGGGAAGACCGTGGTGGCGCAGGCGCTGGGGCTGTTGGCCGGCGGACAGGCCGATTCCAGGGCCGTGCGCCCGGGCGCGAAGCACGCCCTGGTGCAGGCAACCGTGGCCGTGCCCGACGGCTTCTGGGAGTCCCTCGACCCCGATGACCCCGCCCAGCAGGTGCGCGAGCTCGCCGACGACGACGGCGAGGTGGTGGTGGCCCGCCGGGTGCCCGCCGAGGGCCGGGCGCGTGCGCTGGTGGACGGCCAGGTGGCGTCGCGCGAGGGCGTGGCCGCGTTCGTGGGGGCGCTCATGCGCTTCTCGGGCCAGCACGAGCAGCGGCGACTGGTGGGGCCGGGCGCGCAGATGGCGATCCTCGATGCCTTCGCCGGGGCCGAAGCGGTGGCGCTCGAGGCCCGGCTGCGCGGCATGCGGCGTGACCTCGCGCGGCTCGATCGCCAGGTGGACGAGGCCCGCGAACGGCGCGAGAGGGCCGAGCGCGAGCGCGAGGCGCTCGAGGCCCTGGTGGCCGACGTGGACGAGGTCGCTCCCGACGTGGCTGAGGAGGAGTCGCTGCTGTCGGAGCGCAGCCGCTTGGCGCATGCCGAGCGGCTTGCGAGCGCGGCGGCCACGGCCATCGCGCTGCTCGACGGCGACGGGGAAGGGGGCGCGCTCACCGCCGCGGGGCAGGCGATGCGATCGATCGAGCAGGCGACCGAGCTCGACCCGACGCTGCGCGACGTGCTCAACGACCTCAGCGCCGGGGAGGCCGCGCTGCAGGAGGCCCTCATCGGCGTGCGCCGGTACGCCGATGACCTGGGCGCCGAGCCCGGGCGCCTCGACTGGGTGGAGGATCGTCTCGCCCGCTACGAAGACCTGTCGCGCCGCTACGGCCCCGGAACCGACGCCGTGCTGGCACGGGCCGGGGATGCGCGCGGCGCGCTCGACGCCCTTGCCACCGGCGAGGCGGGGGACGATGCCATCGCGGCGCAGCGCGACGCCCTGCTGGGCCAGGCGATCGCCGCCGCCGGGGAGCTGAGGGCCGTGCGCGAGGATGCCGCGCCGCGCCTGGCCGAGGCCGTGGAAGCCGCCCTCCAGGACCTGGCCATGGCGGGCGCCACGCTGCGCGTGGAGGTGGTCACTGACGACGATGAGGTGCCCCGCGACCGGGTGTCGCTTGTGATGCGGGCGAACCCCGGCCTGCCCGAGGCCCCGCTCGCCGATGCGGCATCGGGCGGCGAGCTCTCGCGCGTGCTGCTGGCGCTGCATGCCGTTGCGGCTGCGGCCGACCCCGGGGTGGCGTGGGTGTTCGACGAAGTGGATGCGGGCATCGGTGGCGTCACGGCCGCCGTGGTGGGCGAGAGGCTCGCCGAGATGGCCATGGGGCGCCAGGTGCTGGTGATCACCCACCTGCCGCAGGTTGCCGCCGCGGCCGACCGGCACTACCGGCTGGTGAAGGGCGCGTCTGACGACGGCCGGGCCATCACCACGATCGAGTCGGTGGAGGGAGACGATCTGGTGGACGAGATCTGCCGCATGCTGGGGTCGGCGGCCGACGACGCCGCGGCCCGCGGTCACGCCCGGGAGCTGCTGGCGCGCAGGGGGTGA
- a CDS encoding NUDIX hydrolase, with translation MSVEGTEPIYAGEVVDLSVIRYRRRSGMVVRREVIAHPGAVVMVPVEHDHVLMVRQPREAVGEYLLELPAGKLDVVGEPPLECARRELAEEVGRAAGAWQDLGGFYTAPAILEEFIHCFLATDLTPVDHEPIPEEEIEVVPVPLARLDDLIAQVHDAKSLIGLLRLRARMGPSSAPS, from the coding sequence ATGTCCGTAGAGGGCACCGAGCCCATCTACGCGGGCGAGGTGGTCGACCTGTCCGTCATCCGGTATCGGCGCCGCAGCGGCATGGTGGTGCGCCGTGAGGTGATCGCCCACCCCGGGGCCGTGGTCATGGTGCCGGTGGAGCATGACCACGTGCTGATGGTGCGCCAACCGCGCGAGGCGGTGGGGGAGTACCTGCTGGAGCTCCCCGCGGGCAAGCTCGACGTGGTAGGCGAGCCGCCGCTCGAATGCGCCCGGCGCGAGCTGGCCGAGGAGGTCGGCCGCGCGGCCGGCGCCTGGCAGGACCTCGGCGGCTTCTACACCGCCCCGGCGATCCTCGAGGAGTTCATCCACTGCTTCCTCGCCACCGACCTCACGCCGGTCGATCACGAGCCGATCCCGGAGGAGGAGATCGAGGTGGTGCCCGTGCCCCTCGCGCGGCTCGACGACCTCATCGCCCAGGTGCACGACGCCAAGAGCCTCATCGGGCTGCTCAGGCTGCGGGCCCGCATGGGGCCTTCGTCCGCGCCGTCCTGA
- a CDS encoding NAD(+)/NADH kinase, with protein sequence MPPYRPISEVAGAQAERVLILTHGAAEVTAGVMPTVLSILDAHGVEVLTTAEEAAKHPPLAERTIIEPTDLRGDRSDLVLVLGGDGSILRALSRETTTGAPVLGINFGRVGFLASVEQSNLERGLVRALAGDYITLGLPSLKAEWSEGTLQAVNDVAFLRSGESRLADLSYSVSGEPVATVRCDGLICSTPVGSTAYNLAAGGPTVSWRVKCFVLSFIAAHHLDTRPLILAADEKLTVTNSAIVGDCDVLADGVRIAALPPGRSITVGLGGEEVHLAIFPESSFFRRYREKFGRS encoded by the coding sequence ATGCCGCCGTACCGCCCCATCAGCGAGGTGGCCGGCGCGCAGGCGGAGCGCGTGCTCATCCTCACCCACGGCGCCGCCGAGGTGACGGCCGGCGTCATGCCCACCGTCCTCTCCATCCTCGATGCCCACGGTGTTGAGGTGCTCACCACCGCAGAGGAGGCCGCCAAGCATCCGCCGCTGGCCGAGCGCACCATCATCGAGCCCACGGACCTGCGCGGGGATCGCTCGGACCTCGTGCTGGTGCTGGGCGGCGACGGCAGCATCCTGCGCGCGCTTTCGCGCGAGACCACCACCGGCGCGCCCGTGCTGGGCATCAACTTCGGGCGCGTGGGCTTCCTCGCCAGCGTGGAGCAGTCAAACCTCGAGCGCGGCCTGGTGCGCGCCCTCGCCGGCGACTACATCACCCTCGGCCTGCCGTCCCTCAAGGCCGAGTGGAGCGAGGGCACCCTGCAGGCGGTGAACGACGTGGCGTTCCTGCGCAGCGGGGAGTCGCGCCTGGCCGACCTGTCGTACTCGGTGTCCGGGGAGCCCGTGGCCACCGTGCGCTGCGACGGGCTCATCTGCTCAACCCCGGTGGGGTCGACCGCCTACAACCTCGCCGCGGGCGGGCCCACGGTCTCGTGGCGCGTCAAGTGCTTCGTGCTGTCATTCATCGCCGCGCACCACCTGGACACCCGACCGCTCATCCTCGCGGCCGATGAGAAGCTCACGGTCACCAACTCGGCGATCGTGGGCGACTGCGACGTGCTGGCCGACGGCGTGCGCATCGCCGCGCTACCGCCCGGGCGCTCCATCACCGTGGGGCTCGGCGGTGAGGAGGTGCACCTGGCGATCTTCCCCGAGTCCTCCTTCTTCCGTCGCTACCGCGAGAAGTTCGGCCGGTCGTGA
- the dxs gene encoding 1-deoxy-D-xylulose-5-phosphate synthase, giving the protein MTVVTGNASAYPLLASLDGPGRLHDLDDAQLEALAAEMRRAIIDTVSRTGGHLGSSLGTVELSLALHAELESPRDRILWDVGHQAYGHKLLTGRLGQFDTLRQYEGMSGFLRREESEHDVMGAGHASTSISYAVGLAEAMRVTGRRDRRIVAVIGDGAMTGGMAYEAMNHAGHLGSPITVVLNDNGMSISENVGAFAGALQKARLDPMLTRVRHEIEKGLGLIPGMHDLGHSLSNATKALFVPGQLFEALGFAYMGPIDGHDIKAVRRALETTAGSERPVLLHVHTDKGRGYGPAEEDGEAMHGSGPFAVDSGRAAKPAAPAPPAYTEVFGKALVREAEADPRVVGITAAMLKGTGMNHMLQRFPERTYDIGIAEQHGVVFAGGLAIAGYRPVCAIYSTFLQRAYDPIVHDIALQGLPVVFAIDRGGLVGDDGPTHHGVFDIAYMRSIPGVVVMAPMDEAELVHMLHTALRIDGPSAFRYPRGVGTGVALPDRPVALELGRADVLEDGSRVALVGYGYGVQVALDAARVVSESLGVRPTVVNARFAKPIDAELLEELSRTHEVVLTIEDHALAGGFGSAVLEVIGSGPARVACVGIPDRFIQHGRRDLLLAEAAVTPAAAAQAALAALEVHAAH; this is encoded by the coding sequence ATGACCGTCGTGACAGGTAACGCATCCGCATACCCGCTGCTGGCGTCGCTCGACGGGCCCGGCCGGCTGCACGATTTGGACGACGCCCAGCTCGAGGCCCTGGCGGCCGAGATGCGCCGGGCCATCATCGACACTGTCTCCCGTACGGGTGGTCACCTGGGCTCGAGCCTCGGAACCGTGGAGCTCAGCCTGGCCCTGCACGCCGAGCTCGAGAGCCCGCGCGATCGCATCCTCTGGGACGTCGGGCACCAGGCCTACGGGCACAAGCTGCTCACGGGCCGCCTCGGCCAGTTCGACACCCTGCGCCAGTACGAGGGCATGTCGGGCTTCCTGCGCCGCGAGGAGAGCGAGCACGACGTGATGGGCGCCGGCCACGCCAGCACCAGCATCTCGTATGCGGTTGGGCTGGCCGAGGCCATGCGCGTGACCGGCCGCCGCGATCGGCGCATCGTGGCCGTGATCGGCGACGGCGCGATGACCGGCGGCATGGCGTACGAGGCCATGAACCACGCCGGGCACCTGGGGTCGCCCATCACCGTGGTGCTCAACGACAACGGCATGAGCATCTCCGAGAACGTCGGCGCCTTCGCTGGCGCGCTGCAGAAGGCGCGCCTCGACCCCATGCTCACCCGCGTGCGCCACGAGATCGAGAAGGGCCTCGGCCTGATCCCCGGCATGCACGACCTGGGTCACTCCTTGAGCAATGCGACGAAGGCGCTCTTCGTGCCGGGGCAGCTGTTCGAGGCGCTGGGGTTCGCCTACATGGGGCCGATCGACGGCCACGACATCAAGGCCGTACGCCGTGCGCTCGAGACGACCGCTGGCAGCGAACGCCCGGTGCTGCTGCACGTGCACACCGACAAGGGGCGCGGCTACGGCCCGGCCGAGGAGGACGGCGAGGCCATGCACGGATCCGGGCCGTTCGCGGTGGACAGCGGGCGCGCGGCGAAGCCGGCCGCGCCTGCGCCACCGGCCTACACCGAGGTGTTCGGCAAGGCGCTGGTCAGGGAGGCCGAGGCCGATCCGCGCGTGGTGGGGATCACGGCCGCCATGCTCAAGGGCACCGGCATGAACCACATGCTGCAGCGCTTCCCCGAGCGCACGTACGACATCGGCATCGCTGAGCAGCATGGCGTGGTGTTCGCGGGCGGCCTGGCGATCGCCGGCTACCGCCCGGTGTGCGCGATCTACTCCACCTTCCTCCAGAGGGCCTATGACCCGATCGTGCACGACATCGCCCTCCAGGGGCTGCCGGTGGTGTTCGCCATCGACCGCGGCGGGCTGGTGGGAGATGACGGCCCCACACACCACGGCGTGTTCGACATCGCGTACATGCGATCGATTCCCGGCGTGGTGGTGATGGCTCCCATGGACGAGGCCGAACTGGTTCACATGCTGCACACGGCCCTGCGCATCGACGGTCCGTCGGCGTTCCGCTACCCGCGTGGCGTCGGCACGGGCGTGGCGCTGCCCGATCGCCCAGTGGCGCTCGAGTTGGGGCGCGCCGATGTGCTGGAAGATGGCTCGCGCGTCGCGCTGGTGGGCTACGGCTACGGCGTGCAGGTGGCTCTCGACGCCGCGCGGGTCGTGTCCGAGTCGCTCGGCGTGCGGCCCACCGTGGTGAACGCCCGCTTCGCGAAGCCGATCGATGCCGAGTTGCTGGAGGAGCTCTCCCGCACACATGAGGTGGTGCTGACGATCGAGGACCACGCCCTGGCGGGCGGGTTCGGCAGCGCGGTGCTCGAGGTGATCGGCAGCGGGCCGGCGCGCGTGGCGTGCGTCGGCATTCCCGACCGCTTCATCCAGCACGGACGCCGCGACCTGCTGCTGGCGGAGGCCGCGGTCACCCCCGCGGCCGCGGCGCAGGCGGCACTCGCGGCCCTCGAGGTGCACGCGGCGCATTGA